In a single window of the Streptococcus ilei genome:
- a CDS encoding V-type ATP synthase subunit A produces the protein MTQGKIIKVSGPLVVASGMQEANIQDICRVGDLGLIGEIIEMRRDEASIQVYEETSGVGPGEPVVTTGAPLSVELGPGLISQMFDGIQRPLERFQEVTASDFLVRGVQVPNLDRNTKWTFEPTVVEGTEVVAGDIVGTVQETNMVEHRIMVPYGVSGRVTKIASGSYTVEEPVYEIEQADGSLFTGTLMQKWPVRRGRPFAQKLIPVEPLVTGQRVIDTFFPVTKGGAAAVPGPFGAGKTVVQHQVAKFANVDIVIYVGCGERGNEMTDVLNEFPELIDPTTGQSIMQRTVLIANTSNMPVAAREASIYTGITIAEYFRDMGYSVAIMADSTSRWAEALREMSGRLEEMPGDEGYPAYLGSRIAEYYERAGRVKTLGTTAREGSITAIGAVSPPGGDISEPVTQNTLRIVKVFWGLDAQLAQRRHFPAINWLSSYSLYQDEVGQYIDQHEQISWAEKVTRAMNLLQKESELQEIVRLVGLDSLSEKDRLTMNAAKMIREDYLQQNAFDEVDTYTSFSKQVALLTNILTFDQESQKALELGAYFTEIMEGTVDLRDRIARSKFIHEDQLATIQALKEEIVETLHQIVAQGGVDNERD, from the coding sequence ATGACTCAAGGAAAAATTATTAAAGTTTCCGGTCCCTTGGTGGTCGCATCAGGGATGCAGGAGGCCAATATCCAAGATATTTGCCGGGTCGGCGATCTTGGATTGATTGGCGAAATTATTGAGATGCGTCGGGATGAGGCATCTATCCAAGTATATGAAGAAACGTCTGGAGTCGGTCCAGGTGAACCGGTGGTCACAACTGGGGCTCCCCTCTCTGTTGAGTTGGGACCAGGTTTGATCTCGCAGATGTTTGACGGGATCCAACGCCCCTTGGAACGTTTCCAAGAAGTTACAGCCAGTGATTTTCTGGTTCGTGGGGTGCAAGTTCCAAATCTAGACCGTAACACCAAATGGACCTTCGAACCGACTGTGGTAGAAGGGACAGAGGTGGTCGCTGGAGACATCGTCGGTACCGTCCAAGAGACTAATATGGTGGAACACCGCATCATGGTGCCTTACGGAGTCAGTGGGCGTGTGACTAAGATTGCATCTGGTTCTTACACAGTAGAGGAGCCAGTTTATGAGATTGAGCAGGCTGATGGCAGCCTCTTTACCGGAACCTTGATGCAAAAATGGCCGGTTCGTCGTGGCCGCCCCTTTGCACAAAAACTGATCCCAGTAGAGCCTTTGGTCACAGGTCAACGGGTTATTGATACCTTCTTCCCAGTGACAAAAGGTGGTGCTGCGGCAGTTCCTGGACCTTTCGGAGCTGGAAAAACCGTCGTGCAACACCAGGTGGCTAAGTTTGCCAATGTTGACATCGTAATTTACGTTGGTTGTGGAGAACGTGGAAATGAAATGACAGACGTTCTGAATGAGTTTCCAGAATTGATTGATCCAACAACTGGCCAATCCATTATGCAACGGACGGTTCTGATTGCCAACACTTCTAATATGCCAGTGGCGGCGCGGGAAGCTTCCATCTACACAGGGATTACTATTGCAGAATACTTCCGTGATATGGGCTATTCCGTTGCCATCATGGCCGATTCGACATCGCGCTGGGCAGAAGCTCTTCGTGAAATGTCTGGTCGTCTAGAAGAAATGCCCGGAGATGAAGGCTACCCAGCCTATCTTGGTAGCCGGATTGCCGAGTACTACGAACGGGCCGGACGGGTCAAGACACTTGGTACCACTGCACGTGAAGGATCTATTACCGCCATCGGTGCCGTTTCCCCTCCGGGTGGAGATATCTCAGAGCCCGTAACGCAAAACACCCTGCGAATTGTCAAGGTCTTCTGGGGACTAGATGCTCAGTTGGCGCAACGACGCCACTTCCCAGCCATCAACTGGTTGAGCTCTTATTCCCTTTACCAAGATGAGGTAGGCCAATATATCGATCAGCATGAGCAGATTAGCTGGGCAGAAAAAGTGACCCGTGCTATGAATCTGTTGCAAAAAGAGAGTGAATTGCAAGAGATTGTGCGCCTGGTTGGTTTGGACTCCTTGTCTGAAAAAGACCGCTTGACTATGAATGCGGCCAAGATGATCCGCGAAGACTACCTGCAACAAAATGCCTTTGATGAGGTAGACACCTATACTTCTTTCAGCAAGCAGGTTGCCTTGTTGACCAATATTCTGACCTTTGACCAAGAAAGTCAAAAAGCGTTGGAATTAGGGGCCTACTTCACAGAAATCATGGAAGGAACGGTAGATCTTCGGGACCGCATTGCCCGTAGCAAGTTCATCCATGAGGATCAGTTGGCCACCATTCAAGCCCTGAAAGAAGAAATCGTAGAAACCCTACACCAAATCGTAGCCCAAGGAGGAGTAGACAATGAGCGTGATTAA
- a CDS encoding V-type ATP synthase subunit B translates to MSVIKEYRTVSEVVGPLMIVDQVQGVHYNELVEIKLHDGTIRQGQVLEVQEDKAMVQLFEGSSGINLEKAKVRFTGRPLELPVSEDMVGRIFNGMGKPIDGGPEIIPEKYLDIDGQAINPVSRDYPDEFIQTGISAIDHLNTLVRGQKLPVFSGSGLPHKELAAQIARQATVLNSEENFAVVFAAMGITFEEAEFFMNDLRETGAIDRSVLFINLANDPAIERIATPRIALTAAEYLAYEKDMHVLVIMTDMTNYCEALREVSAARREVPGRRGYPGYLYTNLSTLYERAGRLVGKKGSVTQIPILSMPEDDITHPIPDLTGYITEGQIILSRDLYNSGYRPPINVLPSLSRLKDKGSGEGKTRKDHAATMNQLFAAYAQGKQAKELAVVLGESALSDTDKLYVKFTDRFEKEYINQGFTTNRSIQESLDLGWELLAILPRTELKRIKDDMIDEYLPKTSKEAQA, encoded by the coding sequence ATGAGCGTGATTAAAGAATACCGTACTGTCAGCGAAGTTGTTGGCCCCTTGATGATTGTCGATCAGGTCCAAGGGGTTCACTACAATGAACTCGTAGAAATCAAGCTCCATGACGGTACAATCCGTCAGGGACAAGTCCTCGAAGTCCAAGAAGACAAGGCCATGGTCCAGCTCTTTGAAGGATCTAGCGGGATCAACTTGGAAAAAGCCAAAGTCCGCTTTACCGGACGTCCCCTAGAACTTCCAGTGTCCGAAGACATGGTGGGGCGTATCTTTAACGGGATGGGCAAACCCATTGATGGTGGTCCGGAGATTATCCCAGAGAAGTACTTGGACATTGATGGACAAGCCATCAACCCAGTATCTCGGGACTATCCAGATGAATTTATCCAGACAGGAATCTCGGCCATTGACCACTTGAATACCCTGGTTCGGGGCCAAAAACTCCCAGTCTTCTCCGGTTCTGGTCTTCCTCACAAGGAGTTGGCAGCTCAGATTGCCCGTCAAGCGACGGTACTGAATTCCGAAGAAAACTTTGCTGTGGTCTTTGCGGCCATGGGGATTACCTTTGAAGAAGCAGAGTTCTTTATGAATGACCTTCGGGAAACAGGAGCCATTGACCGCTCCGTCCTCTTTATCAACCTAGCCAATGACCCAGCTATCGAGCGGATAGCCACTCCTCGGATTGCCTTGACAGCGGCAGAATATTTGGCCTATGAAAAAGACATGCATGTCTTGGTCATCATGACCGACATGACCAACTACTGTGAAGCCCTTCGGGAAGTATCTGCTGCCCGCCGGGAGGTTCCAGGACGTCGGGGCTATCCAGGTTACCTCTATACCAACCTATCCACCCTCTACGAACGTGCCGGACGGTTGGTTGGAAAGAAAGGATCTGTGACCCAGATTCCGATCCTTTCCATGCCGGAGGATGACATCACCCACCCTATTCCTGACTTGACAGGCTACATCACCGAAGGTCAGATTATTCTGTCCCGTGATCTATACAACAGTGGCTACCGTCCACCGATCAATGTCCTTCCATCTCTTTCTCGTTTGAAAGACAAGGGATCTGGTGAAGGGAAGACTCGGAAAGACCATGCAGCAACCATGAACCAGCTCTTTGCGGCCTATGCCCAAGGGAAACAAGCAAAAGAGTTAGCCGTGGTGCTTGGGGAGTCTGCCTTGTCAGATACAGACAAGCTCTATGTCAAATTTACTGATCGCTTTGAGAAGGAATACATCAATCAAGGCTTTACTACCAATCGGAGCATTCAAGAAAGTCTAGATCTGGGCTGGGAATTGCTGGCTATCTTGCCAAGGACAGAGCTCAAGCGGATCAAGGATGATATGATTGACGAATACCTCCCAAAAACTTCCAAGGAAGCACAAGCCTAG
- a CDS encoding V-type ATP synthase subunit D, whose amino-acid sequence MARLNVKPTRMELNTLKERLKTATRGHKLLKDKRDELMRRFIESVRENDRLRQKVEAALVGNMQEFVLAKCLENDLMVQEIFAVPTREVSLHIETENIMSVRVPKMHAHIDNPYGDDEGDVVYSYVASNSQMDSTIQEMEELLPDLLRLAEIEKTCQLMADEIEKTRRRVNGLEYATIPDLKETIYYIEMKLEEAERANLVRMMKVK is encoded by the coding sequence ATGGCACGATTAAATGTCAAACCCACCCGGATGGAGTTAAACACCCTCAAAGAGCGTCTGAAGACAGCAACTAGAGGGCATAAACTTCTCAAGGACAAACGAGACGAGCTCATGCGACGCTTCATCGAATCAGTCCGTGAAAATGACCGCCTCCGCCAGAAGGTTGAGGCAGCTCTCGTCGGAAATATGCAAGAATTTGTCCTCGCCAAATGTCTGGAAAATGACCTCATGGTCCAGGAAATCTTTGCGGTGCCGACGCGTGAGGTCAGCCTGCATATCGAGACGGAGAATATCATGAGTGTGCGCGTGCCCAAGATGCATGCCCATATCGATAATCCGTATGGAGACGATGAGGGAGACGTGGTCTACAGCTACGTGGCTTCCAATAGTCAGATGGATAGCACCATTCAAGAAATGGAAGAACTCCTCCCAGACCTGCTTCGTCTAGCTGAGATTGAAAAAACTTGCCAGCTCATGGCCGATGAGATCGAAAAAACGCGCCGTCGGGTAAATGGACTGGAGTATGCGACCATTCCAGACCTCAAGGAGACCATCTATTATATCGAAATGAAACTCGAAGAAGCCGAACGCGCCAATCTGGTCAGAATGATGAAGGTCAAATAA
- a CDS encoding LysM peptidoglycan-binding domain-containing protein, with translation MKKVNKKALIASTVAMAVLPFTTGKAESNGDWVARSVDEIRADISTSENKQTYTIKYGDTLSTIAEALNVDVTVLANLNQISNIDLIFPGTVLTTTVNDQNQVTGVEIQTPTAGNADATVTTSADLTNNQIKVDNQTVAVGDLTKPVADESNQAVELPQAPAVVAAVADQVSESLPTPEAPAETPAPAAPVVEEAPVVEEAPAQPAAAPAEVAAPVEAPVVEEAPAAPVVEVPAEPEVAAVASTPQYGAPAPVVDTTASTPSTATPTSNEGLQPQAIRFKEQVINELGLTDIGGYRPGDPEDHGKGLAIDVMVPESSAIGDQVAQYAIDHMQENGISYIIWKQRFYAPVNNIYGPANTWNEMPDRGSVTENHYDHVHVSFNP, from the coding sequence ATGAAGAAAGTAAACAAAAAAGCTCTAATTGCTTCGACTGTTGCTATGGCGGTCTTGCCATTTACAACTGGTAAAGCAGAATCAAATGGGGACTGGGTTGCCCGTTCTGTAGATGAAATTCGAGCAGATATTTCAACTTCAGAAAACAAACAAACCTACACTATCAAGTATGGGGATACCCTAAGCACGATTGCGGAAGCTTTGAATGTTGACGTAACTGTTTTGGCAAACTTGAACCAAATCAGCAACATTGATTTGATTTTCCCAGGAACTGTCTTGACAACAACTGTTAATGATCAAAATCAAGTAACAGGTGTAGAAATCCAAACTCCTACAGCAGGTAATGCTGATGCAACTGTGACAACCTCTGCTGATTTGACAAACAACCAAATCAAAGTAGACAACCAAACTGTTGCAGTGGGTGATTTGACAAAACCAGTAGCAGATGAAAGCAACCAAGCTGTAGAACTCCCTCAAGCACCTGCAGTTGTAGCAGCAGTGGCAGACCAAGTATCAGAAAGCTTGCCAACTCCAGAAGCGCCAGCTGAAACACCTGCACCAGCAGCTCCAGTAGTAGAGGAAGCGCCAGTTGTTGAAGAAGCACCTGCGCAACCTGCTGCAGCTCCAGCTGAAGTAGCGGCTCCTGTAGAAGCCCCAGTTGTTGAGGAAGCACCAGCAGCTCCAGTCGTAGAAGTTCCAGCAGAACCAGAAGTTGCTGCGGTTGCTTCAACACCACAATATGGTGCACCAGCACCAGTTGTTGACACGACAGCTTCAACTCCTTCAACTGCGACACCTACTTCAAATGAAGGTCTTCAACCTCAAGCGATTCGCTTCAAAGAACAAGTAATAAATGAACTTGGCTTGACTGATATCGGTGGTTACCGTCCTGGTGACCCAGAAGATCACGGTAAAGGTCTTGCGATCGACGTTATGGTTCCAGAAAGTTCAGCGATTGGTGATCAAGTAGCTCAATATGCAATCGATCACATGCAAGAAAATGGAATTTCTTACATCATCTGGAAACAACGTTTCTATGCTCCAGTAAATAACATTTATGGACCAGCAAACACTTGGAATGAAATGCCAGATCGTGGTAGCGTTACAGAAAATCACTACGACCACGTACACGTGTCATTCAACCCATAA
- a CDS encoding CynX/NimT family MFS transporter, producing MKQNHSRFLIPGILLLGVVLRAPFTTLSTVLSDIAASFGVEVSSLGLLTSLPLLTFAIFSPFATSWARRFGIERLFLGVLILMTIGSALRTINLPLLYVGTLLIGAAIAFINVLLPSLIQANEPKRLGFLTTLYITAMGLSTAVASSVAVPITQATSWQGLVWVLTVVCAVALVIWLPNARHNHYLKKSSSSNENKTSWYKNGKVWAIMLFCGLQSLLYYTTMTWLPTMATQAGIDQANAGILASVFTLMSLPFSMTIPSLTTSLSERNRRIMLITTVLAGFTGIAMLLLKTDNFIYWLILNILIGSFTSILFPYLMVTFSMKSSSPEKTAQLSGLAQTGGYVFAALGPILFGSSQQIFHSWTPGILILLVVALFMSIALYQVEQSDVIL from the coding sequence ATGAAACAAAACCATTCCCGTTTTCTCATTCCAGGGATCCTTTTACTAGGAGTGGTCTTGCGGGCCCCATTTACGACCCTCTCCACTGTCTTATCAGATATTGCTGCTAGCTTTGGTGTTGAGGTGAGTTCTCTCGGCCTCTTGACAAGTTTACCCCTCCTAACATTCGCTATTTTCTCTCCTTTTGCTACCAGCTGGGCGAGACGCTTTGGAATTGAGAGACTCTTTCTTGGAGTTTTGATCCTGATGACGATTGGATCGGCCCTACGTACCATCAATCTCCCTCTCCTCTATGTGGGAACTCTTTTGATCGGTGCTGCCATTGCCTTTATCAATGTCCTTCTACCAAGCTTGATCCAAGCCAATGAACCAAAACGTCTTGGCTTCTTGACTACCCTCTATATCACTGCAATGGGCTTGTCTACTGCAGTCGCTTCTTCTGTCGCTGTTCCTATTACTCAAGCTACCTCTTGGCAAGGCTTGGTCTGGGTGCTGACAGTTGTCTGTGCGGTCGCTCTTGTGATCTGGCTCCCTAATGCTCGCCACAATCATTATTTGAAAAAAAGCTCCTCTTCTAATGAAAATAAGACTAGCTGGTATAAAAATGGTAAGGTCTGGGCTATTATGCTCTTCTGTGGTCTACAGTCTCTCTTGTACTATACGACGATGACCTGGTTGCCTACCATGGCAACCCAAGCTGGTATCGATCAAGCCAATGCAGGAATTTTAGCATCTGTATTCACCCTGATGAGTCTTCCTTTCTCTATGACCATTCCAAGTCTCACCACCAGCCTTTCTGAACGAAACCGTCGCATCATGCTGATAACGACTGTCTTAGCTGGTTTTACTGGAATTGCCATGCTGTTACTAAAGACAGACAACTTCATTTACTGGTTGATTCTGAATATCTTGATTGGAAGTTTTACGAGTATCTTATTTCCTTACCTCATGGTCACCTTCTCCATGAAGTCTAGCTCTCCTGAGAAAACTGCTCAGCTCTCTGGACTAGCTCAAACAGGAGGATACGTCTTTGCTGCACTTGGACCTATCTTATTTGGTTCAAGCCAACAAATCTTCCACTCTTGGACACCCGGGATTCTAATTCTTCTTGTCGTTGCTTTATTTATGAGTATTGCTCTCTATCAAGTAGAACAATCTGATGTTATCCTTTAA
- a CDS encoding metal-sulfur cluster assembly factor, which translates to MREDIKINDRALALEKQLIEKLELVFDTDVELDVYNLGLIYELDLDEEGICKVVMTFTDTACSCAESLPIEIVARLKEIDGIEDVKVEVTWSPAWKITRISRYGRIALGLPPR; encoded by the coding sequence ATGAGAGAGGATATCAAGATTAACGACCGTGCTTTAGCACTGGAGAAGCAATTGATTGAAAAGTTAGAGCTTGTGTTTGATACAGATGTTGAATTGGATGTCTACAACCTCGGTTTGATTTACGAATTGGATCTAGATGAAGAAGGAATCTGTAAGGTTGTCATGACCTTTACCGATACTGCCTGTAGCTGTGCCGAGAGTCTTCCTATTGAAATCGTCGCTCGCCTAAAAGAAATCGATGGGATTGAGGATGTTAAGGTAGAAGTGACCTGGTCTCCCGCTTGGAAGATTACTCGGATCAGTCGCTATGGACGTATTGCCCTCGGATTGCCTCCACGTTAA
- the ilvD gene encoding dihydroxy-acid dehydratase has translation MTELDTRHRSSVYDSMVKSPNRAMLRATGMTDENFEKPIVGVISTWAENTPCNMHLHDFGKLAKEGVKDAGAWPVQFGTITVADGIAMGTPGMRFSLTSRDIIADSIEAAMGGHNVDAFVAIGGCDKNMPGSMIAIANMDIPAIFAYGGTIAPGNLNGKDIDLVSVFEGIGKWNHGDMTAEEVKQLECNACPGPGGCGGMYTANTMATAIEVLGMSLPGSSSHPAESADKKADIEEAGRAVVKMLEMGLKPSDILTREAFEDAITVTMALGGSTNATLHLLAIAHAANVDLTLEDFNDFQERVPHLADLKPSGQYVFQDLYNVGGVPAVMKYLLKNGFLHGDRITCTGKTVAENLEAFADLTPGQKVIMPLENPKRADGPLIILKGNLAPEGAVAKVSGVKVRNITGPAKVFDSEEAAIEAVLSDEIVDGDVVVVRFVGPKGGPGMPEMLSLSSMIVGKGQGDKVALLTDGRFSGGTYGLVVGHIAPEAQVGGPIAYLHTGDMVTVDQDTKEITMHVSDEELAKRKAETTLPPLYSRGVLGKYAHTVSSASRGAVTDFWNMEQSGKQ, from the coding sequence ATGACAGAATTAGATACACGCCATCGCAGTAGCGTCTACGACAGCATGGTCAAATCCCCTAACCGGGCTATGCTTCGGGCAACTGGGATGACCGATGAAAACTTTGAAAAACCAATTGTAGGGGTCATCTCTACTTGGGCTGAAAACACGCCTTGTAACATGCACCTGCATGATTTTGGGAAATTGGCCAAAGAAGGTGTGAAAGATGCGGGAGCTTGGCCGGTCCAATTCGGAACTATTACTGTTGCGGATGGGATCGCTATGGGAACGCCTGGGATGCGCTTCTCCTTGACTTCTCGTGATATCATCGCGGACTCTATCGAAGCGGCTATGGGTGGTCACAACGTTGATGCCTTTGTAGCTATCGGTGGCTGTGACAAGAACATGCCTGGTTCTATGATTGCTATTGCCAATATGGATATTCCAGCAATCTTTGCCTACGGTGGTACCATTGCACCAGGTAATCTAAACGGTAAGGATATCGACTTGGTTTCTGTTTTCGAAGGAATCGGAAAATGGAACCATGGTGACATGACGGCTGAAGAAGTGAAGCAACTGGAATGTAATGCCTGCCCTGGCCCTGGTGGTTGTGGTGGAATGTACACTGCCAATACCATGGCGACAGCGATCGAGGTCCTTGGGATGAGCTTACCAGGTTCATCTTCTCACCCTGCTGAATCAGCAGATAAAAAAGCTGACATCGAAGAAGCTGGTCGTGCAGTTGTCAAGATGCTTGAAATGGGACTGAAACCATCTGACATCTTGACCCGTGAAGCCTTTGAAGATGCCATTACGGTGACTATGGCCCTGGGTGGATCAACCAATGCGACCCTTCACTTGCTTGCCATCGCTCACGCAGCCAATGTTGACTTGACCCTTGAAGACTTCAACGATTTCCAAGAGCGCGTCCCTCACTTGGCAGACTTGAAACCTTCTGGTCAATACGTCTTCCAAGACCTTTACAATGTTGGTGGTGTGCCAGCTGTCATGAAATACCTTCTGAAAAATGGTTTCCTTCATGGTGATCGGATCACATGTACCGGTAAAACTGTTGCCGAAAACTTGGAAGCCTTCGCTGATTTGACACCAGGTCAAAAAGTCATCATGCCACTTGAAAATCCAAAACGTGCGGATGGTCCATTGATCATCCTGAAAGGGAACTTGGCTCCAGAAGGGGCGGTTGCCAAAGTATCAGGTGTGAAGGTCCGCAACATCACCGGTCCTGCTAAGGTCTTTGACTCCGAAGAAGCTGCCATTGAAGCGGTTCTTTCAGATGAAATCGTGGATGGCGATGTTGTTGTCGTTCGTTTCGTTGGTCCGAAAGGTGGTCCTGGTATGCCGGAAATGCTGTCCTTGTCATCTATGATCGTTGGGAAAGGCCAAGGAGACAAGGTTGCCCTCTTGACAGACGGACGCTTCTCTGGTGGTACTTATGGTCTCGTTGTCGGTCACATTGCGCCTGAAGCTCAGGTCGGTGGCCCAATCGCCTACCTCCACACAGGGGACATGGTAACAGTCGACCAAGATACTAAAGAAATCACCATGCACGTCTCAGACGAAGAATTGGCGAAACGGAAGGCTGAAACAACCTTGCCACCACTCTATAGCCGTGGGGTTCTCGGTAAGTATGCCCACACGGTATCCTCTGCTTCACGCGGTGCCGTGACAGACTTCTGGAATATGGAACAGTCTGGTAAACAATAA
- a CDS encoding SPFH domain-containing protein gives MEEKILTQKKNGLAVLVGLLVGDLILVFAFISAIASLPEGFPLAIGVITCIFLFIASLVCYAGIKIIKPQEALVLTLFGDYIGTIREAGIYFVNPFCVAVNPANNTRLGQSGDVTTKSPMSVSKTAEGKNISIETGKKNISLKVMTLNNSRQKINDCLGNPVEIGIAVTWRVVDTAKAVFNVDNYKEYLSLQCDSALRNIVRIYPYDVAPNVDTTGDGQADEGSLRGSSEIVASRIREEIQERVKDAGLEILEARITYLAYAPEIAAVMLQRQQASAIIDARKMIVDGAVGMVEMALERLSEGEIVELDEERKAAMVSNLLVVLCGNHDAQPIVNTGSLY, from the coding sequence ATGGAAGAAAAAATTTTAACCCAAAAGAAAAACGGCTTAGCTGTCCTTGTAGGCTTGCTAGTTGGAGATCTTATTTTAGTTTTTGCCTTTATTAGTGCGATTGCTAGTTTACCAGAAGGTTTCCCGCTTGCAATTGGAGTTATTACCTGTATTTTTCTCTTTATTGCTAGTCTGGTGTGCTATGCGGGGATCAAAATTATTAAACCGCAAGAGGCCTTGGTCTTGACCTTGTTTGGGGACTATATTGGAACCATTCGCGAAGCGGGTATTTACTTTGTCAATCCCTTCTGTGTCGCTGTCAATCCTGCCAATAACACCCGCTTGGGCCAAAGTGGTGATGTCACCACCAAGTCCCCCATGTCTGTCAGTAAAACAGCAGAAGGCAAAAATATTTCCATAGAGACAGGTAAAAAGAATATTTCCTTAAAAGTGATGACCTTGAACAACTCTCGCCAGAAGATCAATGACTGCTTAGGGAATCCTGTAGAAATTGGTATTGCAGTTACTTGGCGCGTTGTGGATACGGCTAAAGCAGTCTTCAATGTGGATAACTACAAAGAATATCTCTCATTGCAGTGTGATAGTGCCCTTCGTAATATTGTCCGCATCTATCCTTATGATGTAGCTCCTAATGTCGATACGACAGGAGATGGCCAGGCAGATGAGGGTAGTCTCCGAGGCTCCAGTGAAATCGTGGCCAGCCGCATTCGAGAAGAGATTCAGGAGCGTGTTAAAGATGCTGGGCTTGAAATTCTAGAGGCTCGCATTACTTACTTGGCCTATGCTCCAGAAATCGCAGCTGTGATGCTTCAACGCCAACAAGCGTCTGCCATTATCGATGCGCGGAAGATGATTGTCGATGGAGCAGTTGGGATGGTTGAAATGGCCCTTGAACGCTTGAGCGAAGGAGAGATTGTAGAGCTAGACGAAGAACGGAAGGCTGCCATGGTATCGAACCTTCTAGTCGTTCTCTGTGGCAATCATGATGCACAACCAATTGTCAACACAGGAAGTCTCTATTAA
- a CDS encoding PTS ascorbate transporter subunit IIC: protein MADQKKKQIPLRLSAKLYAALASWAEDDFRSVNGQIEYLLTECVKQRKKDGKYVSETIDEPFEIDL from the coding sequence ATGGCTGATCAAAAGAAAAAGCAAATTCCACTTAGACTGTCAGCCAAGTTATATGCTGCTCTCGCATCATGGGCAGAAGATGACTTTCGATCGGTCAATGGTCAGATCGAGTACCTGCTGACAGAATGTGTCAAGCAACGAAAAAAGGATGGCAAATACGTTTCGGAAACGATTGATGAGCCATTTGAAATAGACCTTTAA
- the rpmF gene encoding 50S ribosomal protein L32, with amino-acid sequence MAVPARRTSKAKKNKRRTHYKVTAPSVNFDEATGDYSRSHRVSLKGYYKGRKIAKAASAE; translated from the coding sequence ATGGCAGTACCTGCACGTCGCACATCAAAAGCGAAGAAAAACAAACGTCGTACGCACTACAAAGTAACAGCTCCATCTGTAAACTTTGACGAAGCAACTGGAGATTACTCACGTTCACACCGTGTATCACTTAAAGGATACTACAAAGGACGTAAGATCGCTAAAGCTGCATCAGCTGAATAA
- the rpmG gene encoding 50S ribosomal protein L33 — MRVNITLEHKESGERLYLTSKNKRNTPDRLQLKKYSPKLRKHVVFTEVK, encoded by the coding sequence ATGCGCGTAAATATTACACTTGAACACAAAGAATCTGGTGAACGCTTGTACCTTACTTCTAAAAACAAACGTAACACTCCAGACCGTCTTCAATTGAAGAAATACTCACCAAAACTTCGCAAACACGTTGTGTTTACAGAAGTGAAGTAG